One window of the Anomaloglossus baeobatrachus isolate aAnoBae1 chromosome 12, aAnoBae1.hap1, whole genome shotgun sequence genome contains the following:
- the GPR68 gene encoding G-protein coupled receptor 68, whose product MENGTEDEGNATFCSIDHTIHQTLFPVVYVAVFVIGLPANCLSLYYGYLQIKAKNELGIYLVNLTLADLLYIFSLPFWLQYVLQHDNWTYNELMCKICGVLLYENIYISIGFLCCISMDRYLALVHPFRFHKLRTVKAALAVSAVIWLKELMTSYIFFQHGEVSKDPESHIICFEHYPIKRWEHNINYYRFFAGFLFPIVLLLFSYCRIFRVIRKSQGTQMKTKLQIRQLVLSTVLIFLVCFGPYHILMVIRSLFEMNCSFASKVFNVYHFSLLLTSFNCVADPALYCFASESTYKDFVRCKDSCLGCIRCRRTVHKDAYELNHAEDSRAEAGRAQPSPAETSVLCKQKVTSAEN is encoded by the coding sequence ATGGAGAATGGGACTGAAGACGAGGGCAATGCCACGTTTTGCTCCATCGATCACACCATACATCAGACCCTCTTCCCGGTGGTGTACGTCGCCGTGTTCGTCATCGGTCTCCCGGCAAACTGCTTGTCCTTGTACTATGGCTATCTCCAAATCAAAGCCAAGAATGAGCTGGGCATATACCTGGTGAATCTCACCCTGGCGGACCTCCTGTACatcttctccttgcccttctggcTTCAATATGTCCTCCAACATGACAACTGGACGTACAACGAGCTGATGTGTAAGATCTGCGGCGTCCTCCTGTACGAGAACATCTACATCAGCATCGGCTTCTTGTGCTGCATCTCCATGGACCGATACTTGGCCCTGGTTCACCCTTTCCGCTTCCACAAGCTCCGGACGGTGAAAGCCGCTCTTGCGGTCAGCGCGGTCATCTGGCTGAAGGAATTAATGACTAGTTATATCTTCTTCCAGCACGGGGAGGTCAGCAAGGATCCTGAAAGCCATATTATCTGCTTTGAACATTATCCCATAAAACGTTGGGAGCACAATATCAATTATTACCGCTTCTTCGCCGGCTTCTTGTTCCCGATCGTTCTCTTGTTATTTTCCTACTGTCGGATTTTCAGGGTCATTCGGAAAAGTCAAGGTACGCAGATGAAGACGAAGCTCCAGATCCGGCAGCTGGTCCTCAGCACGGTGCTGATCTTCCTGGTCTGCTTCGGTCCCTATCACATACTGATGGTGATCCGGAGCTTGTTCGAGATGAACTGTTCATTCGCTTCGAAAGTCTTTAACGTCTATCACTTCTCGCTGCTGCTCACCAGCTTCAACTGCGTGGCCGACCCGGCGCTCTACTGCTTTGCCAGCGAGAGCACTTACAAGGACTTTGTGAGGTGCAAGGACTCCTGTCTGGGCTGTATACGCTGCAGGAGGACTGTGCACAAGGACGCGTACGAGCTGAACCATGCGGAGGACTCCAGAGCCGAGGCCGGAAGAGCGCAGCCCTCCCCGGCAGAGACGTCCGTCCTGTGCAAGCAAAAAGTAACCAGCGCAGAAAATTAA